The Thalassophryne amazonica chromosome 20, fThaAma1.1, whole genome shotgun sequence sequence tcatgtgtttttacacctaaatgatcgtaagtcaatatactcacactcatccagcagcatctgctCACGTCGGCAAATTTAGCACTGGGTCAGGTTAAAGTAGTCCGGTGAGCTATCCCACAAGGCCAAAacagcagagatgtcgctccaacgagagcagcacgctgagcagTGTGCACCACAGGTTCTGTGGTCAAAGATTATCAAGGCTGCCCACGCTTTTGTTGAAGGGAGGAAGGACTGCTGTAAGTCTATAAATCTAGTGAGAGCTATTATGAAATGTTATGCACTTTAGTTAACTTGGAACCCTTTTTTGAATagatactgccatctagtgggcatataacaaataacaaatCTTCAGGAGGCCCTCATTTGGCCATCACTATTTTTCTTTGTCTTACATTGGTTCTTTGAAGTGACGCATTATTCTTTCTTGGGCATCTCCGCGATGCTGCAGACAGACGACACGCCCGACCCGCTGGCCACAGAGGAGCTGAACCTGCTGGCTCGTCTGATGGGCAGCATGAAAACCCAGATCGCTGCCAACACCGAACCTGGCTTTCGGCTCAATCTGTTTATGACAGACCTAGAACAGGAAGaggcgtgagtgtgtgtgtggaattTTTTTTCGTACTTTTGAGAAGAGATTTGTACAAATCTGATGTTTATTGTGTTTAATAGAGGAGCATCAGGTGGACCTGGGGTGTCAGTATTTGGAGTACTAAATATTCAAGCAATCCAGGTATAGTACCACTAAAAATATTCAcaagcttggatttttttttttttattaatcattaatgttttaatttatttaggaTTTGCAGTCTGCTGCTGAGCTGGCTCACATTGCTGGACAGTTTGCACAAGGGGAAAAGCATCTCGAAAATCAAGGCAGCAGCAAAGGTGACGAGCTGTTGGCTCTGATGGACGACCTGTGAACCATTTCAAACCGGGACCTGGATCCACTTATATCTCCATACCAGGACCTGCCCTAACAAAAGCAAACCCACCTTATAATCACGGAGATCCTGAAGACATTTTTATGTCACCTGGACAGTGGAGGGTCTGTAGTTCCAGATTCTTCACAAGGACAGTGTGAGTGAATGGTTCAGGGTTGCAACTGTTCAAGGACTTGCTGAGTCCCCACCATGGTCCACCATTTTTGAAGTTACTTAATAAATGTATCTTGCAGTAAAATAAATCATGGTCTGAAAAATAACAGCGTCTCACGACATCATCACCCATCTATCCCTGCAGATGACAATGATTCTGCTGTAAGGATCAGGATGAAGGTTCTGAATAAACACTTTGCTTGTGCATGTGGGGAGACAATTGTGAACAAATACATTTTGTGAGACTGAAAAGCATCTGAGGGGATTGAGTCTGGTTTTCACTGAGGCATTCCCAACTGTGCTTGACGTGTATCTGACCCCAGCAATTATCTGGCATTGTTGGTAGTCATGATGCTTGCTTGTTCAGTTATTGAAAAACTGGCCACGCCCACTATCCAGACTTaagaaaaaaatcaatcaataaatgcagAATTAAATACATGTGGAAAGACAGAAATAACTACATTCAGAAATACCCAAATaaatattcaaatacataaatttaaaaataaatgaataaataaatgcagaaataAATAGCtaagctgaaaaaaaaatcacagttaatgtatttaaaaatacataaatgaatgtagaaataaatgcataaatttagAAATGCATCAATCAACAAATGAATAAgtgtaaaataaaaatgcaaatataaatgaataaaaatatgcAGCAATAAATAACTGCAGAAATGAATGAGTGGATATGCATAAATAAgcaaatttataaatacattaagaaatTGATGAAGAAATAAAGAGATGTAGAAATGGAGCCCAAATAACACCTAATGTATGGAAATCTAGAAAGAATCTAATCAGCTCAAACATGTGGACTGTGACTTATAACCATAcgattacttattattattattgttgttgttgttgttattgttgttgttatgattattattatcatgaatattattatcattgttgtgacaggggtggtggccaagtggttaatgcgtttggtttcagtgcagaaggctccaggttcaaatcccacccctgccacatttctccatgtaatgtggagttgtgtcaggaactcctcccaaagggacttacttattattattattattattgttgttgtgttaTTTTTGTCTAATAATGGCAATTTTATGTTTGGAGTGAATCAATGAGTTGTTGTTTTTGAGCAGAATAAAGTAATTTGAGAGGAAATTCAAATTTCATTTCTGATTAGTCTGGAAAATCATTGCATAATTGGGGTCAAActtaaaattaagttaaaacgtTTGGAATGACATCAAGTgtacacttttattttattctcaaaaCGATCATATTGTCACAGTAAGGAGACTttagcttttgttgttgtttgttttgttctttttctttGTTAATTTAGTCGTTCATTGACATCCCAAAGTGATCACACCTCAGTCCAATAGATGGCGGTAATGCACTAAGATTGCAAGATGCCATTAGAcgtcgaagaagaagaagaagaaggtcgcAGTTCTCTCTTGGTcgcagtgttatatagagagcaGTGATTCTGACCACCTGTTGAGGGCGCTGTTGTTCCCTGTCGGAGGGAATTCGTGACGCAGGCATAACGTCACCACGTTGTACTTCCTCATTTGGTCCGtgtgagtttttgttgttttttaactttcTCCGCAGCTATTTGTTTCTGTTTTCCGTCGAAAATAAGGATTTAACAAACGCGGGTAAATATAAAGCACAGCATGTGTCAAATACTTTCCAGTTCTTGTTTATCGGCTTGGTTCAAAACGGCCACACGAGCtcattttaaatataaaaatgtgcCAATTAAACAAGATGCAGCTGTAATATCACTTTAATCTCACAAACACTGATTTTCGTCTTTAGTTCTGGTTTAGACACAAAAACGgcaacaaaaacattttaaaggggtcatattatgtaaaattgtttttgtctgtgttaaccctttacctactgaggctataaatggacgattggttataattttttattatagcaataaaattaagaaataatgttctatgtttgtgtgctttggtacctttttccaagagtacctgaatttcaattatattacacctgaataactatttatacacgttatttgtaagttttagcatttaaaatgagaaaaaaacacaaaaacgaactttttagtgaaaaatgattatgtaaaggaagtttggatttcacatttttaacaggaagctgtaagtgtttacaatcaaaataattaattttgtgtgtctagaacgcAGaaccagtgcaaaagtaaacattttgcaaggcaaaaatatgcaaaaagtaaccaattttaaagtgcagaaccaaacaatatgaataacaacaaagtgcaaaacgatatataaatatatcaattattatctgtattattaaaatgtgtaataaatcactcatgtgatcactcattttgtgcaaaattatacaatatgaataaaacaataaagtgtcaaactatatacaaatatataaccaagaatcaaaattagatctaaactacctcagtcagtgtggtactgtttgtaacagtttctgtctggctgaagacagaggccaattttacccagtttgcacatccagcaggttgaactcttgcaaaccttgcaagaacgccgcccctttgtggatcgctggcaaggtgggtttctgcttgttggcaccaggcagtggcttgtggctgattttgccatcacacccacacaaacacgcacacacaccttcacaaatgacactaacaccctgccttttcctcaaaaattactacatttatatctgctgtctgtctctgtacttttctgtcacttttgcgctgtttttcatacttttccctcgtttcaaaagtcaccgaacacactttaccgtaatatatgcaacatatagcatactgttggaaagcacgggttcttggcttgctgtcagtgttgaaatttttcagattgagggcttacatgagaacttacggtaatgagaatcagcagcgcactagtgtgaaacttccgtgtttttcctctgcgttatgacgtcacaggcttacgtttaccataatacaccatatatcattggaaagcccttggtgttagcttaacagtgcactttgaatcattcggattggacaaactatggcggagtcacggtaaaaaaaaatgcgcatattgaaaatatggcgtgggcgccatcgccgtagataaagggttaacagAGATTCATGTTAAACAGCCATAAAGTGATACTTTTCTATATCAGTGCACAAAAACTCAGGCAAAGTTTATTAAAGGTGAAACGGTTCATTTAGGGTGTCACTATCTGCATCTTGTAAGATGTGAACCCTGTAAGACACGCCCACAGAGTCTCTGTGCACCCTGTAAGACACGCCCACAGAGTCTCTGTGCACCCTGTAAGACACGCCCACAGAGTCTACATGCACCCTGTCAGACATGCCCACAGAGTCTGCGTGCACCCTGTGAAGCCTGTATCACGTTCCCCCCACCAGATCAGTATATTCGCTGTGCGGACCAACGTCAGGTTTACAGGTGGATTATTTCCGGACACAGAAAGGCTAACCTCAGTACAGAATAAACTTCCGGTTTTTCAAGCCTACGCAGATAGTGAATATACAAATGTGGTATGGCATCATCTCAGTAGGTGACACCTGTATGCTTCTATAACTCCATGGCCACGCAATCATGTCAGCGTGGGAGTGATGCTTTTAAAATTCACTGTCACGTTGGTGGGTGTTATGGAGCTGCGGAGGagtagcataaatcaggcttccaCCATGTTGAATTCATAGTGGTGCCAAACTGTTGAGTTACAGTCATGATTTTGAGTTTGACCTTTAAAGGTCATGTGACTTCATATTGGTGTTTAATAATAACCATTGGTGTGTATCGTTAAGCAATTCCTCAGAATGCCTATTTTAAATACGATGTGGCTGCAGTTACAGCAGTTGTAACTAAATCTTGGGGTGATTCTTGATCTGTGACTCAGTGTGTGTTATTAGCTCCTTGTTAGTATAGTGGTAAGTATCCCCATCTGTCCTGCAGGAGACGGGTTCGATTCTCCAACGGAagacccttttctttttttttttcttttttttttttaacgcttGTCGTATCAACCAATATTTCTTGTTGCAGTTATTCTTTGGGTTCATGTATTTCTGTAAGATTGAGGTTATTTGGGCTATTAGGGTTAAGATTAGGATGTCACGTCACTGCCGTCATAATACCCTACTTTTGTAACCATAACTATatccacacattttaaatatccCCTGTAGCATGaggccaaaattttgaccttttggcctgtgaccttgaccttttaccCAGGCCTGGCAATTACCTTCCAAGTTAGATCAAAGCagtttgagttattttgttcacgtAGTGATGAATGGATACACTGGATTCTCGGTGTGTGCTGCCGCTGTGCAAAGGTGTAGTTACATATTTTTTTGGTCTGGTTAGAGGTCATTCTGTGTCAagtcagaatctgacagcagaatTTCATAATTTTGTAAATCTTTGTGGGGTGGTTGAGATTCATAAGTAATGGCTAGAATTCTATTTTTGCACATGCCCTCTTAATTAATGAGATACATGCTAACAAAGTTTCAGCTAATTAGCACACACTCACAAAATGAAATGCCCATACCTCAGATGTTACAGCAGCTTGAGAGCTGGTTTTGTTTCCGTTTTAAAGCTGTATAGCATCACTTTCCATTGTAACCTCTAGAGATCAATTTTAACTTGACGCTAAGTTGAAAATTAAAGTAGTCAATGAGCAAGTGCAAGCTAAAGTACCAAGATATGTTACTAATGGTGATTTTTCAGATGACATGTATTTGCCCGTAGCTCAGAGGCTGTTTAAGTTCCCATCACAGATTTGTCTGGGAAACTAACTTTGGCAGGAATTTGAAGAAATTTGAAAGACACATTTCTGGGAAGATTCACATTTAAATATTTCAATTTGGCACCTCAGTCTCGTTTGGGGGCAGGcgctaaaatatgacacatatgatgtaatttctacttctgggggaaaaaacacagcattttgattttttttttcttttttggtgggggggggggggggggggggcaaattacattcaaacaaagtgaaaatgcaaagaaaaagtgacgatgtgttggaaagtggacatgtgttgtggtttgtttatgacccggagctcaaacatgattaacacttaccgacaagacgtctcccatctgcctcgtcttcacttctccactgggaaccggaaAAAAACTGCTTTGGTAATTGCACCCAAAAACAATACAGTACTTTTCTATGTGAACTTATGCTGTGTGCATATTGCACAACGGGACCGGTTGTcctcataagtggtcaaatcccgcgatatcacgcagagATTGTGCTGCCCTATTTGAAGATTCaaggttcaaacaacttaattgatccctaaaagggtaattcatatcacacccaattacctcagacaaaaaatacagcaattaatccacaattattattaGTTGAacttaataatggcacacatcagaattaaaacactgcacatatacatttgttGGAACTTTCACTCAGGTTGATGCTAtgaaaaagagacagagagaagtTTGCGGAGCATAAAATGACACTGAAACCAACTCCATAGCCGCTATATCTTCTGAGATATGGACAATAAAATTAGCAAGGGTGCACTAATTAGCGGAAACATCTTTAGCGTGTATCTCAGTAATTAAGAGGACACAAGCAAATATGAGACTTCTGGGTGTTACTCATGAATCTTAGTCATCCCACAAAGATTCTTTTCACTGAACGACCTGTAGAGAGATCAGCGACATTTCAGAGTAACTTAACAGTGTTGAATCAGGCGTATTGTAAAATATttgaaaagtgtaaaatatttgaaaattatgcattttaaaatgtttcactGAGTGACACTGTAATTTTCCACGACACTTTCACACCTCGTCTCAACCTCTACCTCACTTTAAGTTAGATGTATTTATATTTCCGACTCTGATCAATTTTGTGGAATTACTTGACGTTCTGTTGACATGCAGGTAACCGTCAGTGTCCATGGAGTCAGAGGCGGCGGAGTCACCGCCGTCAGCGTCGCGGCCAGCAGCACCGGAAGTGTGCACCTCCATTCAGGAGCGCTCAATCGTGGAGAACAGCATGGTGGTGCTGCTGCAGGGCCTGCAGGGGGAGGTGACCACGGTGGACCTGAGGAACGAGACCACGGCGCGGGGCCGCGTGGTCAGCGTGGACGCCTTCATGAACATAcggctggaggaggtgctgcaccGTGATCGGCGTGGTCGGCTCACTCAGCTGCAGGAGCTGTTCATCACCGGCAGGAATGTCCGCTATGTCCACATCCCTGACCACATGGACATAATGAAAACCATGCAGAGCCAGCTGGCCAAGATCCACCGCGTCCGCAACTTTGGCAGCCAAGGGGGCGGCAGGAAGGAGTATGCCAAGAAAAAgaagtagctttttttttttttttttttatagaaggaTTTTCTTGAGTAGGACTTCTGTAGCGTCTAGACTATTccaaaaataccctcagctgtttttgttttctttgttttccagTCGATGCTTCACTTTAGGGTATGAAGAAAGTCTGTTTTACTTTTGGAGTCTCAGCACCAGCAGTCAACTTGAGGGTCCACAGTAGGCCGTGCATGTTTTGTCATGTTAGTGCGTCTCTGTTTCACTTTTTAAATACGTGCCAAGTCACAATAAATGTTAGACCTCCTGGACCACAAAGCccgtctgtttgtctgtgaaAACAGCTGCTGGAATCCTGGAAAACATTACTCATCAGCGCTGGATGGGGGGGGCAACCCGACGTGCTTTTCTTTTTCCACCTGACAAACATCCCTCCTGTGTGTATCACTGAGCTGTCCCTGTCCTGTGATTGGCCGCGTGACATCCAGCGGCACACAGTGAAACTTTGAGATGGAGGCTTCCCAGGAAAATTAGTTCAACAGCCTTCTCCGATAAACAAACAAGACTGAGAATTCGAGGAATTTGTTAAAAAACGAAGGTATGTTATTCCTCCTCCGTGTCAGGAGGAGGACACGCTGCTGGTGGGACAGGCCAGCCGGTGAAACGGCACCCATTCTCAGCTGCAGCCCGACTGTGATTTTTAGGACTAATCATTATTCCCGGTGACGCCGCATTCTTTAAAACCAACCATTGAGGACGTCTGAGTGACAGCACACCACATAATGACTGTTTTGCTTCAAAAAACAACATGACCAAGCGCCACATCAACGCTCGCTAAACTCAGAATAGCGCTTTGCACAAACAGCTCGGCCTCTCAAACAGTTCTCTGCCCTTTTCGGTCTCGCCCACTTGCACAGAACCCAGACACCTGAAACAAATCCATGTGTTATTAACGTCAGAATCAGCGATTTATATCAACACGCGCAGGGCACCCGCGTGATGCCGGGAGTGAGATTTCATAGACATTTATTGCTTCACCTCTGACAGTCTGCGTTTGTAGATGATAGGTCTAtggatgggcagcacagtggattagtggttagcactgttgcctcacagcaagaaggtcatgggatcaattgcctcctctggcctttctgtgtggagtttgtgtgttctccccgtgtttgcttggattttctcCGGGTGTTCCGCTTCCTCCCAAATCCATAGacgtgcagattaggtgaattgggaaattttaaattgcgcgtaggtgtgtgtttgtctacatgtggccctgcgacagactggtgtcctgtccagggtgtaccccgcctcacgccctgtgactactgggataagctccagtcccccgcgacccttaattgtagTAAATGGTTGTAGATGAGTGAGGTATATGGATGAGTGAGGTCTATGGATTCAACCATGTAACAGAATTTAATTAATTGTATGTTAATATTCTCCATAGTGAGTTGTATTCATTTTACTCCTGCGTTTATGGTTGCTAGACAAAGATGGGTACATCAGCATTTTGGGCATTACCCCATCCCACTCTGCTTATTAGGCGAAGGGTTGCTCATTGTCTTTGATCTTGACTTGCTGCTTAGCAACAGTAACTGCGTTGCTGCATTGCTGCTGGACAACAGGCCGGTCACAGGCGGACATACACACCCATGTACATCTgacttctatatatatataggatgGGACGGGGGCCCCCTCATGGTGGCACGGCATGCAGCGACAtgttaagtcccttcagctgcttccttgtttgcactcggggtcaccacagcaaatccaaggtggatctgcatgttgaattggcacaggttttacgccggatgcccttcctgacgcaactccacattacatggagaaatgtggcaggggtgggatttgaacccggaaccttctgcactgaaaccaagcgcattaaccacttggccaccatccatGCATGCAGCGGCATGTTGATACAGTGGCCATAAAGGGACATACATACTCTCTTTCGTATTTGCAGAGCAGCTGGTTGACTGAAGGAAAAAACAGGTGTTGCTCCCCTGTACGCTGTGTATTGGAGGCTACTGcaagctaacaagtttgagaaccgtCGTTTTTGTGAAATGAAAGATCATACATAttgattatcacaagagaaggcaagggagcacgaATGTCCATCGGCAGAGAAGTAAAAACATGACATAGCAGtgtaatgcagtctgcaacctcaccactagatgacactaaacctTACGcgctgcggctttaaacacaccaacaaaccaggagaaggAGTTCAATTAATCCTCGTGCCCACAGCAGCCGGGGAGCTATTTCCTGTTCCACCCTCCCAGTTTAACAGAGAGCAGACCTCAGTGTGGTCAGTTCACAGTCGGCAGAGTTCACGTCTTCCTCATCGGGAGAGGAGCTGACCCACACGTccagatttattttttaaatttgaatAAGTGAGGTTCCGGTGTTGCATTTTGTGTTGGATGATAAATTCACACGTGCCCCGCCCAAACCCCCACAAGAAAAGGAAACACATCCTGCTTCCGAGCCGTCTGAAGCGTTTGAGGCTGGTCCTCCCTCCGAGGATGAGCAGGAGTGAATCATAGCTGCTCCTCTGACTCTGAACTTCTCAGCGATGGGATATCATCTGCATGACGGCTGACAGACTCCAAATATCTGTGCCATTCCCAAACCCTGCAGCTCTAATCCAAGACTGAGGTGAGTCCAGttcacaattgtttttttttttgttttgttttttaataaatgttttttcCACTTGAAGTAAGAAAGTTTCTGTCAGAAAATTTtccctaaaaaaaaaagttgctccCATTTTGGTAACTAAACCAGACGACAAAGTAGTTTATTAGTCTGCACCATGTACTTGCAAATACCGCAGACTATAAAACTTTATAGCCACAGCAGCTTCAATGTGTCTAAAAACTCACCACATTAATTATAAGCAGCTAGACACAGTTTTGCTGCTTGTTTTTATAGACGTTGCCTGTCTTAGAAATCAAAGTTTTTTGGACTTAAACTAAGATTATCTCAGCAGGAAATATGTTTGAGGTAAAAGCATGTTAGGGGTCAGTTAAACACCTCCGGCTGCTGGTCTTTACATGTGTGTGGTAGTTAATCCTAAACCTTACTGGAATTTGTGTTAAATCTATAAAACCTTTTGTCTCCAACCTGGACATTTTTaaagcactttttaaaaaatctgatctcgatgctcaaagcgctttacattg is a genomic window containing:
- the lsm10 gene encoding U7 snRNA-associated Sm-like protein LSm10; the encoded protein is MESEAAESPPSASRPAAPEVCTSIQERSIVENSMVVLLQGLQGEVTTVDLRNETTARGRVVSVDAFMNIRLEEVLHRDRRGRLTQLQELFITGRNVRYVHIPDHMDIMKTMQSQLAKIHRVRNFGSQGGGRKEYAKKKK
- the LOC117501488 gene encoding protein OSCP1-like, translated to MFDSKGKEVRQCKFPTGGNYTSSIRQGSFELHGDRVITLGMNMYDVKYPEKSQMCTVPSVKTDDTPDPLATEELNLLARLMGSMKTQIAANTEPGFRLNLFMTDLEQEEAGASGGPGVSVFGVLNIQAIQDLQSAAELAHIAGQFAQGEKHLENQGSSKGDELLALMDDL